A genomic region of Oceaniferula marina contains the following coding sequences:
- a CDS encoding dihydrodipicolinate synthase family protein yields MKSFTMKGIVPAAYTPMNADYSVNYDAIESMAAYLKGAGTSQIFICGSTGEGCNLTTDERKRVAEAYVKHYDGDVIVHVGHNSLADSADLAAHAQAIGAAAVSAICPTYFPMNSTEILCQSMQQIAAACPELPFYYYHIPALTSAGANLLDFLEMADTAIPNLRGVKFTNEQIHVFLACRKAVGGKYDIAFGYDEMMIAGWSAGADAYVGSTFNFMTPLYAKLVEAAKAGDMDEARRLQHLSEEAIRVLNQVGAFHPLVKTVISRLGVPCGPARLPMGPVTQAQADELWEKFQDLGLAPYLNPAV; encoded by the coding sequence ATGAAGTCATTTACCATGAAAGGCATCGTTCCCGCTGCCTACACTCCGATGAACGCAGATTACTCTGTGAATTATGATGCCATTGAATCCATGGCGGCTTATTTGAAAGGGGCCGGAACGTCCCAGATTTTCATTTGCGGGTCGACGGGAGAAGGTTGCAACCTGACGACGGACGAGCGCAAGCGGGTTGCTGAAGCCTATGTCAAACATTACGACGGTGATGTGATTGTGCATGTTGGCCACAATAGTTTGGCGGACTCAGCCGACTTGGCTGCGCACGCGCAGGCTATTGGAGCAGCTGCTGTATCCGCGATTTGCCCGACCTATTTCCCGATGAACAGCACCGAGATTTTGTGTCAGTCGATGCAGCAGATTGCGGCTGCCTGTCCAGAGCTTCCATTCTACTATTACCATATTCCGGCGCTGACATCGGCCGGAGCGAACTTGCTTGATTTCCTTGAGATGGCTGACACCGCGATTCCGAACCTGCGAGGTGTGAAGTTCACCAATGAGCAAATCCACGTTTTCCTTGCCTGCCGAAAGGCCGTGGGTGGAAAGTATGATATTGCCTTTGGTTATGATGAAATGATGATCGCCGGATGGTCTGCCGGGGCGGATGCCTATGTGGGTAGCACCTTTAATTTCATGACTCCCTTGTATGCCAAGCTGGTTGAAGCCGCCAAAGCTGGTGATATGGACGAGGCTCGTCGCTTGCAGCATTTATCTGAGGAGGCGATCAGGGTATTGAACCAGGTGGGGGCGTTTCACCCCTTGGTGAAGACGGTGATTAGCCGCCTTGGTGTGCCATGTGGCCCGGCTCGTTTGCCTATGGGCCCAGTGACTCAAGCGCAGGCTGACGAATTGTGGGAGAAGTTCCAGGACTTGGGCTTGGCTCCTTACCTGAACCCAGCGGTGTAA
- a CDS encoding sialate O-acetylesterase codes for MKTLTALTAGFGLLLITLSPCALAEHHQLFILTGQSNSLGTTNGGENDPTSGSDPADQHILFSWHNVVNSSTSIGHSGQTLTPASGSADFTTLQDQQGGHYAGSATHWGPEMEFARGLYRAGVRNFGVIKASRGGGGNTNWHKDSGGHMYQHILDTVSEAVASLPPTDSYEIAGLLYLQGESDNASEAAAAGTRLKELTDNLRADLAHAANLYTVAAGTTAAGGTSATNQAAIAASTSYIDFFANTDLSNQLAPDGLHLNKEGKTIVGRRFTQAFLNAGISGISRHYGKLVFIGDSITQGGNGNPSYRYQVFKNLANASVAKNATPGYLFTGSVSGAYKSNPGSTPDVNGQSFDNQHDGHWGWRAFWENGRIPLPAGRYNVNNLGQGTLANWTGQSTTFNTADQGVISYTASSYIPDTAVIKIGINDLSGGASASQVRDDIALIIDQLRAANTNIRIHLCQVLYSNNVAYSYVDALNALLPDLAATKNTASATSPVWIIDANNGFDPTSMTYDNTHPNTIGETYVGDRISGGLGVIELPLILSTPAAIAEKAGERLGCSRFEGSDIYNSGSFASNWVGTGLTPTPVAPNNLQLQHPGNQGYVLDGTNTGWSEINHQPWTFEAKIKFNKIDNGFIFWLGTGTHRILIEAHPDRTQDFGANSFNVSHNNHDGQYHTFKITHDPANNVYHLWRDGVLLTPVAGAAYDATASDNRLLMGDYTSGSFGNHFDVTFDYVEFCTGFKGNQIYNGTSYINDWSSVGSLTSNLVNTDDLQIVNTSSGGTWLEGTNTGWSDQNDAAWTFEMRAKFNAIANGFAFWLGTGSNLIRVEVYADRTQDYNNNTFNVSHNNQDGEFHTFRITHDPAAGVYHVFRDGERLTQIEGVPYDQSSSEQRLILGDTTGGSFGNAFDVTIDYINIDYNGVWIPVGTDTDGDGMSDLWEDTHFGNPTIAAPDKDEDNDGKSNLEEYQADTDPFDPDSVMKISAIEETDTENEFDITVVNTSSRRNYTLYASSDLGITDPWSPIVGPTAGADGSLVFTDSPTSSRFYRVLVNTP; via the coding sequence ATGAAGACCTTGACCGCCCTTACCGCTGGATTCGGCCTGTTGCTGATCACTCTCAGCCCCTGCGCACTCGCGGAACACCATCAACTCTTTATTCTCACCGGACAATCGAACTCTCTAGGCACGACCAACGGTGGAGAAAACGATCCAACATCCGGGTCAGACCCAGCGGATCAACACATCCTTTTCTCTTGGCATAATGTTGTTAACTCAAGCACCAGCATCGGCCATTCAGGCCAGACCTTGACTCCGGCTTCAGGCAGTGCCGATTTCACCACCCTACAGGATCAACAAGGTGGCCACTATGCCGGCAGCGCCACCCATTGGGGGCCGGAAATGGAATTTGCCCGCGGACTCTATCGTGCAGGTGTAAGAAACTTCGGCGTCATCAAAGCCAGTCGTGGCGGCGGGGGCAACACCAACTGGCACAAAGACTCTGGCGGACACATGTATCAACACATCCTCGACACGGTCAGCGAGGCTGTCGCCAGCCTCCCCCCCACTGACAGCTATGAGATTGCCGGCCTTCTCTACCTGCAAGGAGAAAGTGACAATGCCTCAGAAGCAGCTGCCGCCGGAACCCGACTGAAAGAACTCACCGACAACCTGCGGGCCGATCTGGCCCATGCCGCCAACCTGTACACTGTCGCCGCAGGAACCACCGCTGCGGGCGGAACCTCCGCCACCAACCAGGCCGCGATCGCAGCCAGCACCTCCTACATCGATTTTTTTGCCAATACCGACCTGAGTAACCAACTCGCTCCCGACGGACTCCACCTCAACAAAGAGGGAAAAACCATTGTCGGGCGCCGATTCACCCAGGCATTTCTCAACGCTGGAATCTCCGGCATCTCCCGACACTATGGCAAGTTAGTGTTTATCGGGGATTCCATCACCCAAGGAGGCAACGGCAATCCAAGCTACCGGTACCAGGTATTTAAAAATCTGGCCAATGCTTCGGTCGCAAAAAATGCCACCCCCGGCTATCTCTTCACCGGTAGTGTCTCAGGAGCCTACAAGTCCAACCCGGGGTCAACGCCCGATGTCAATGGGCAGTCCTTCGACAACCAGCATGACGGCCATTGGGGCTGGCGCGCATTCTGGGAAAACGGTCGTATCCCCTTACCCGCTGGCCGCTACAACGTCAACAACCTAGGCCAGGGAACCCTCGCCAACTGGACGGGCCAATCCACCACGTTCAACACTGCCGATCAAGGAGTCATCAGCTACACGGCCAGCAGCTACATCCCCGACACTGCGGTCATTAAAATCGGCATTAACGACCTCTCCGGAGGAGCCTCGGCCAGCCAAGTGCGTGATGACATCGCGCTCATCATCGATCAATTACGCGCGGCCAATACCAATATCCGGATCCACCTATGCCAGGTCCTCTATTCCAACAACGTCGCCTATTCTTATGTAGACGCCCTGAATGCCCTGCTACCTGATTTGGCCGCAACGAAAAACACCGCGTCCGCTACATCTCCTGTTTGGATCATCGATGCAAACAACGGCTTCGACCCAACCAGTATGACCTACGACAACACCCACCCGAACACGATCGGCGAAACCTATGTTGGGGACCGTATTTCTGGTGGGCTCGGAGTGATCGAGCTCCCCTTGATCCTTTCCACGCCAGCGGCCATTGCCGAAAAAGCAGGTGAAAGACTTGGCTGCAGTCGATTCGAAGGAAGCGACATCTACAATAGTGGTAGCTTTGCCAGCAACTGGGTAGGGACCGGCTTGACCCCCACACCGGTCGCTCCGAACAACCTGCAACTTCAACACCCGGGAAACCAAGGCTACGTGCTGGATGGAACCAACACCGGCTGGTCAGAAATCAACCACCAGCCATGGACTTTCGAAGCTAAGATCAAATTCAACAAGATTGATAATGGCTTCATCTTTTGGCTGGGAACCGGAACCCACAGAATTTTGATCGAAGCCCATCCCGACCGAACCCAGGACTTCGGGGCAAACAGCTTCAATGTCAGCCATAACAACCACGACGGCCAATATCATACGTTTAAGATCACCCATGACCCAGCCAACAACGTCTATCACCTGTGGCGCGACGGTGTCCTCCTCACCCCCGTGGCTGGAGCCGCCTATGATGCAACCGCCAGTGACAACAGACTACTCATGGGTGACTATACCAGTGGAAGTTTCGGTAATCACTTCGACGTAACCTTTGACTACGTCGAATTCTGCACGGGGTTCAAAGGCAACCAAATCTACAACGGAACCAGCTACATCAACGATTGGAGCTCCGTGGGATCTCTCACCTCCAACCTCGTCAACACCGATGATTTACAAATCGTCAACACCAGCTCAGGTGGCACTTGGCTTGAAGGAACCAACACCGGTTGGTCCGACCAGAACGATGCCGCCTGGACCTTTGAAATGCGTGCCAAATTCAACGCTATCGCCAATGGCTTTGCCTTCTGGCTTGGGACCGGCAGTAACCTGATACGAGTTGAGGTCTATGCCGACCGGACCCAAGACTACAACAACAATACCTTCAACGTCAGCCACAACAATCAGGACGGAGAATTCCACACCTTCCGTATTACCCATGACCCCGCAGCCGGAGTATACCATGTCTTCCGCGATGGCGAGCGGCTGACTCAGATCGAAGGGGTGCCCTATGACCAGTCATCTTCGGAACAACGCCTTATTCTGGGTGACACCACCGGTGGCAGCTTCGGCAACGCCTTCGATGTCACGATTGATTATATCAACATCGACTACAATGGAGTCTGGATCCCTGTCGGCACGGATACCGATGGAGATGGAATGTCCGACCTCTGGGAAGACACCCATTTTGGAAACCCTACCATTGCAGCCCCCGACAAGGATGAAGACAACGATGGCAAAAGCAACCTGGAAGAATATCAGGCAGATACCGACCCCTTCGACCCAGATTCTGTGATGAAAATCAGCGCCATCGAGGAAACGGATACCGAAAACGAATTCGATATCACCGTGGTCAATACCTCTTCGCGCAGAAACTACACCCTGTATGCGTCATCGGACCTTGGTATCACAGATCCATGGTCGCCGATTGTGGGCCCCACGGCGGGAGCCGACGGCAGCCTCGTATTCACCGACAGTCCAACATCTTCCCGCTTTTACCGGGTCCTTGTCAATACGCCGTAG
- a CDS encoding outer membrane protein produces MKHSAFTILAGIFLTSATQAGTETYTTTPAPSQGLWEWFAGGSIGYLTDIEEPMYTLHAGVEYTHPAQRGTHLVYLEVGLTQDDEGYLFSPPPGMTGGRTETVDMDADIIPITLNYQYQAPITECLNYYVGLGLGIVILDTSAEWQWTQAVAPPFNQGGGSEDETKVRFYGQVFAGLSYDISESFELFGGVRYIFMDDWDALMDVPNQPTTHTFGIDGDVLLELGGRFHF; encoded by the coding sequence ATGAAACATTCAGCGTTCACCATACTGGCAGGAATCTTCCTGACCTCTGCCACTCAGGCAGGAACTGAGACATATACAACAACACCAGCGCCCAGCCAAGGGCTCTGGGAATGGTTTGCCGGTGGTAGCATCGGTTATTTGACGGATATCGAAGAACCGATGTACACCTTGCATGCGGGTGTGGAATACACTCATCCTGCACAGAGGGGAACGCATTTGGTCTACTTGGAAGTGGGCTTAACCCAGGATGACGAGGGTTATTTGTTCAGCCCACCACCGGGAATGACCGGAGGCCGGACCGAAACGGTTGATATGGATGCCGACATCATTCCGATTACGCTGAACTATCAGTATCAGGCTCCGATAACGGAATGCCTGAACTACTATGTAGGACTCGGTCTGGGTATTGTGATTCTCGATACATCTGCCGAATGGCAATGGACACAGGCTGTGGCTCCTCCTTTCAATCAGGGTGGGGGCAGCGAAGATGAGACAAAGGTTCGGTTTTATGGCCAGGTTTTTGCCGGTTTGAGCTATGACATCAGCGAATCTTTTGAGCTCTTCGGAGGCGTCCGCTACATCTTTATGGATGATTGGGACGCTCTGATGGATGTGCCAAACCAGCCGACAACACATACTTTCGGAATTGATGGTGATGTCTTGTTGGAACTTGGCGGTCGGTTTCATTTTTGA
- a CDS encoding proline dehydrogenase family protein: MSATSIPTLLNDVKAKPMTDEQAADLAVELAGKILEVANKSQKASERYQGWKMARMMDDPMGKTLTLAMADQVFRSPSDSRSASQFRYLLDEYGVPTYLPLHEQVAMKMGAISSALAPDLVMPAITWKMRGESSEVILPSEDEKLIPHLKKRKAQGIRMNINQLGEAILGEEEAGKRLDQVVARLESPDCEYISVKISAIFSQINLVAYDDTLDQIKERLRRLYRTALANTFTTEDGLPSPKFVNLDMEEYRDLHLTCDAFKQVLMEDEFLKLRAGIVLQAYLPDSFEVQKDLTAWARERVAQGGGTIKVRIVKGANLAMEEVEASVHDWELAPYSNKADVDANYKRMVHYGCHPDNAKVVQLGIASHNLFEITYAMILRAGNGVEEHVEFEMLEGMANHQARAVRDAVDGLLLYAPVVKKEDFHSAIAYLVRRLDENTAEENFLHDIFGMKKGDASWEKQRKMFLTACKRRDEVSTLPARTQNRATEVNELDLNAPFKNAADTDWSLRHNMRWILKAVEQYRATPIEPIPVQIGGEFEHSEETKVGRDPSCPEKEAYRFSGTDADGIERALQCAADAQPAWEDLGVEERRRILKQVAVEIANARADCITATMLDGGKAAPEADAEVSEAIDFADYYADSLSDEAFFDGTSCKALGTIVVTPPWNFPFAIPCGGVLAALMAGNSVILKPASEAVLSSWQMVQLLWKAGIPKKVLQFVMCADRSSGQKLLTDERCSGVILTGGYPTARMFQGWKPEMKLFAETSGKNALIITSAADPDQAVKDLVKSAFGHAGQKCSAASLAIIEADLYDSPGFMRQLRDAAASLKVGPSSDPASIVTPVIHEPDEDLSRAQTTLDDKENWLLEPKMVDGNPCLWSPGIKKDVAPDSWYRRTECFGPVLGLVRAANLEHAIRIQNDSDFGLTGGIHTLDAREIEIWRDRVEVGNAYINRSITGAIVQRQPFGGWKQSVFGPGAKAGGPNYVSLLADWTQDALPQSLAEPASQVKAVLDQIVAKLPDAKDQLKAAASSCARWWQEEFSVEHDPSHLHGESNHFRYRPFPRILLRSEGMEDVQLAKVLIACVTAGVRVDVSVAKSSAFLVDLGVPVVVESESELIGRLGEDAKQYGILRVLNPSMNLQRAANDAALQTITAPPLANGRLEVLHYLREQAVSETTHRYGNVIPKAKDVLLENANG; the protein is encoded by the coding sequence ATGAGTGCAACTAGCATACCTACCTTATTGAACGATGTGAAGGCCAAGCCGATGACGGACGAACAGGCTGCGGACCTTGCCGTTGAGCTTGCTGGCAAGATTCTCGAAGTGGCCAATAAAAGCCAGAAAGCCTCGGAGCGTTACCAGGGATGGAAGATGGCCAGAATGATGGATGACCCGATGGGTAAGACCTTGACCCTGGCGATGGCTGATCAGGTGTTCCGTTCTCCCAGCGACTCCCGTTCGGCATCCCAGTTCCGCTACTTACTCGATGAATATGGGGTTCCCACCTATTTGCCTCTGCATGAGCAGGTGGCGATGAAAATGGGAGCCATTTCCTCGGCGCTTGCTCCCGATTTGGTCATGCCCGCGATCACGTGGAAGATGCGGGGAGAGAGTAGCGAGGTGATTTTACCGAGTGAGGATGAAAAACTGATCCCCCACCTGAAAAAACGTAAGGCGCAGGGGATTCGCATGAATATCAACCAATTGGGTGAAGCTATTCTCGGTGAAGAAGAAGCAGGAAAGCGGCTCGACCAGGTGGTGGCTCGTCTTGAGAGTCCCGATTGCGAGTATATCTCGGTAAAAATCTCAGCGATTTTCAGCCAGATCAACCTGGTGGCTTATGATGATACGTTAGATCAAATCAAGGAACGCCTCCGCCGTTTGTATCGCACGGCTCTGGCGAACACCTTCACCACGGAAGATGGACTTCCGTCACCGAAGTTCGTTAACCTTGATATGGAGGAATACCGTGATCTGCATCTGACCTGTGATGCCTTCAAACAGGTTCTGATGGAGGACGAGTTTCTTAAACTGCGTGCCGGAATCGTGCTGCAGGCATATTTGCCGGATTCCTTTGAAGTGCAAAAAGATCTGACGGCCTGGGCCCGGGAGCGGGTTGCCCAGGGCGGGGGAACGATCAAGGTGCGCATTGTTAAAGGTGCCAACCTTGCCATGGAAGAGGTGGAAGCCAGCGTTCACGATTGGGAGCTCGCTCCATATAGCAACAAGGCGGATGTGGATGCCAACTACAAGCGGATGGTGCATTACGGCTGTCATCCTGACAATGCCAAGGTTGTGCAGTTAGGTATCGCAAGTCATAACTTGTTTGAAATCACCTACGCCATGATTCTTCGTGCCGGCAATGGTGTGGAAGAGCACGTGGAATTTGAAATGTTGGAGGGGATGGCCAACCATCAGGCTCGCGCCGTGCGGGATGCGGTTGATGGGTTGTTGCTTTACGCTCCAGTGGTCAAAAAAGAGGACTTCCATTCGGCGATTGCCTATCTGGTGCGCCGACTGGATGAAAATACAGCCGAGGAGAATTTCCTGCACGATATTTTTGGAATGAAAAAAGGGGACGCCAGTTGGGAAAAACAACGGAAGATGTTCCTAACGGCATGTAAGCGCCGGGATGAAGTGAGCACCCTGCCGGCAAGAACCCAGAATCGGGCAACGGAAGTAAACGAACTCGATTTGAATGCTCCTTTCAAAAATGCTGCAGACACCGATTGGTCTTTGCGTCACAACATGCGCTGGATTTTGAAGGCGGTGGAGCAATACCGTGCCACCCCGATCGAGCCCATCCCGGTTCAAATTGGTGGCGAATTCGAACACTCAGAGGAAACCAAGGTCGGACGCGACCCCTCATGTCCTGAGAAGGAGGCCTATCGTTTCAGCGGCACCGATGCCGATGGCATTGAGCGTGCCCTGCAATGTGCTGCCGACGCCCAACCTGCCTGGGAAGATCTCGGGGTGGAAGAGCGCCGACGCATTCTCAAGCAGGTAGCTGTCGAAATAGCCAATGCGCGTGCTGATTGCATTACCGCCACCATGCTCGATGGCGGCAAGGCAGCTCCCGAAGCCGATGCCGAAGTGAGCGAAGCGATTGATTTTGCCGATTATTATGCTGACAGCTTGAGTGATGAAGCCTTCTTTGATGGAACATCCTGCAAGGCGTTGGGAACGATTGTGGTGACTCCTCCGTGGAACTTTCCCTTCGCCATTCCTTGTGGTGGCGTGTTAGCCGCCTTGATGGCCGGTAACTCCGTGATTTTAAAACCGGCATCCGAAGCGGTGCTATCATCCTGGCAGATGGTGCAGTTGCTTTGGAAAGCCGGCATCCCGAAAAAAGTGCTTCAGTTTGTGATGTGTGCCGACCGCAGTTCCGGCCAGAAGTTGCTTACGGATGAACGTTGTTCCGGAGTGATTCTAACCGGAGGTTACCCGACGGCCCGTATGTTCCAAGGGTGGAAGCCCGAGATGAAACTCTTCGCTGAAACCAGTGGTAAAAATGCATTGATCATCACCTCCGCCGCCGATCCGGATCAAGCGGTCAAGGACCTTGTCAAGAGCGCCTTTGGTCACGCGGGACAGAAATGTTCAGCGGCTTCTCTGGCCATCATCGAAGCGGATCTTTATGACAGCCCAGGCTTCATGCGTCAGCTGCGCGATGCTGCTGCCAGCTTGAAAGTCGGCCCGTCATCCGATCCGGCATCGATTGTGACGCCCGTGATTCATGAACCGGACGAGGACTTGTCCCGGGCTCAAACGACCCTTGACGATAAGGAAAACTGGTTGTTGGAGCCGAAGATGGTCGACGGCAACCCGTGTTTGTGGTCGCCGGGGATTAAAAAGGATGTGGCTCCCGACAGTTGGTACCGTCGCACCGAATGTTTTGGTCCTGTGTTAGGTCTGGTTCGGGCCGCGAACCTGGAGCATGCCATTCGAATCCAAAATGATTCAGACTTCGGTTTGACCGGAGGGATTCACACTCTGGATGCACGTGAGATTGAGATTTGGCGTGATCGGGTCGAAGTCGGTAATGCCTACATCAACCGGAGTATTACCGGTGCGATTGTTCAGCGTCAGCCGTTTGGTGGATGGAAGCAGTCGGTGTTCGGTCCGGGAGCCAAAGCCGGAGGTCCCAACTATGTTTCTTTGTTGGCGGATTGGACTCAGGATGCATTGCCGCAGTCACTTGCCGAGCCCGCCAGTCAGGTCAAGGCCGTCTTGGATCAGATCGTGGCCAAACTTCCTGACGCCAAAGACCAATTGAAAGCTGCCGCATCAAGTTGTGCCCGATGGTGGCAAGAGGAGTTCTCTGTTGAGCATGATCCGAGCCATCTGCACGGAGAAAGCAACCATTTCCGCTATCGTCCATTCCCACGTATCCTGCTTCGATCTGAAGGAATGGAGGATGTGCAATTGGCCAAAGTCCTTATCGCTTGTGTCACAGCGGGTGTGCGGGTGGATGTGAGTGTGGCAAAGTCCTCAGCCTTCCTTGTCGATCTGGGTGTGCCGGTGGTTGTGGAAAGCGAATCTGAGTTGATTGGCCGTCTTGGCGAAGATGCCAAACAATATGGTATTCTCAGGGTGCTCAATCCCAGCATGAACCTGCAGCGTGCAGCCAATGACGCCGCCTTGCAGACCATTACCGCGCCACCACTAGCAAATGGCCGTCTCGAGGTATTGCATTATCTTCGTGAGCAGGCTGTATCAGAAACCACACATCGATATGGCAATGTGATTCCGAAGGCCAAGGATGTATTGCTGGAAAACGCAAACGGCTAG
- a CDS encoding sulfatase/phosphatase domain-containing protein produces the protein MAKADTSSASPKPNILWIFSDDHSYQTIGAYGKRFKSLNPSPNIDRIANEGIRFDRAYVANSICAPSRATLLTGKHSHLNGKIDNRGPFNHDQQQFQKILQQHGYQTAMIGKIHLSGKMQGFDYWDVLPGQGRYNNPTFVSEKGNSQSEGHSSDVITDKALAWLKGQRQKNKPFMLMVHFKAPHRNWTPAKRFMEKYQDVTIPEPENLFDDYATRGTAAHEQTLNIERSMRLAGDLKIGGRHSKPNSQFYSRNQWFEKNRPKGKELVRWKYQTYLKDYLRCTWGVDENIGRLLDALKSQNLDDNTIVMYSSDQGFYMGEHGWFDKRFMYEESFRTPLVARWPGKIKPGSVNTDLVQNIDFAETFLDLAGAPVPEDMQGKSLVPLLKGKTPDKWRKNLYYHYYEFPGAHSVRRHEGVFDGRWKLIRFYGPKVPNGEEWELYNLDNDPSEMNNLASNPEYAQTIKTMKQKLSSLRKQYKVPKESKEDWEKKPQKKKAKASQ, from the coding sequence ATGGCTAAAGCTGACACCTCATCGGCATCGCCAAAACCCAACATCCTCTGGATCTTTTCAGACGACCACTCGTATCAAACCATCGGAGCCTACGGCAAACGCTTCAAATCGCTCAACCCCTCCCCCAATATCGACAGGATCGCCAACGAAGGCATCCGCTTCGACCGGGCCTATGTCGCCAACTCCATCTGCGCACCCAGCAGGGCCACCCTGCTGACAGGCAAACACAGCCACCTCAACGGCAAAATTGACAACCGGGGGCCATTCAACCACGACCAACAACAATTCCAGAAGATTTTACAACAACATGGCTATCAGACGGCAATGATCGGTAAAATCCATCTGAGTGGAAAAATGCAAGGATTTGACTATTGGGACGTGCTCCCAGGTCAAGGACGCTATAATAATCCGACCTTTGTCAGCGAAAAAGGCAACAGCCAGAGTGAAGGACACTCCTCTGATGTCATCACCGATAAAGCGCTCGCTTGGCTTAAAGGCCAACGCCAGAAAAACAAACCATTCATGTTAATGGTGCACTTCAAAGCGCCGCACCGCAACTGGACCCCGGCCAAACGCTTCATGGAAAAATACCAGGATGTCACCATTCCTGAACCCGAAAACCTCTTTGATGACTACGCCACTCGTGGCACGGCGGCCCACGAACAAACACTCAACATCGAACGTTCGATGCGCCTCGCCGGAGACCTCAAGATTGGAGGCCGCCACAGCAAACCCAACAGCCAGTTTTACTCCCGCAATCAATGGTTCGAAAAAAACAGGCCCAAGGGAAAGGAACTGGTTCGATGGAAATATCAAACCTACCTCAAGGATTACCTCCGCTGCACCTGGGGCGTGGATGAAAACATCGGCCGACTCCTGGACGCCTTGAAATCTCAGAATCTGGACGACAACACCATTGTGATGTATTCATCCGACCAAGGGTTCTACATGGGAGAACACGGGTGGTTCGACAAACGTTTTATGTATGAAGAATCCTTCCGCACACCTCTGGTCGCCCGCTGGCCCGGAAAGATCAAGCCGGGCAGCGTCAATACCGACCTGGTTCAGAACATCGATTTTGCCGAAACCTTCCTCGATCTGGCCGGAGCTCCTGTCCCGGAGGACATGCAAGGAAAAAGCCTCGTCCCCCTGCTCAAAGGAAAAACTCCGGACAAGTGGCGAAAAAACCTCTATTACCATTACTATGAGTTTCCGGGTGCCCACAGCGTGCGCCGCCACGAAGGGGTCTTCGACGGACGCTGGAAACTCATTCGATTCTACGGCCCGAAAGTGCCCAACGGTGAAGAGTGGGAACTCTACAACCTCGACAACGACCCCTCGGAAATGAACAACCTCGCCTCCAACCCGGAGTATGCCCAAACCATCAAAACGATGAAACAAAAGCTCTCCAGTTTGAGAAAACAATACAAGGTCCCCAAAGAATCCAAGGAAGATTGGGAAAAGAAACCCCAAAAGAAAAAAGCCAAGGCCTCCCAATAG
- a CDS encoding AraC family transcriptional regulator, with amino-acid sequence MPLAAKALREQFIADLDTPMVAERLFAEVPDIVFCIKNRDGLYISANAAFAERLGLKSINSILGKSVSDIFPPPLAKTYLAQDHYVFKKGKEINDRLELVYNRDGTLGWYLARKVPLHGKSGDIIGLASISRDLLTPGDADLRFTGLAKVIETIHRNYSEDLKPAELAKLAKLSQTQLERRMRKVFKLTTSQFIRKTRIEAAARMLVNTDKAIIDIALDCGYGDQSAFTRQYKATVGMAPGVYRSVYKNS; translated from the coding sequence ATGCCGCTCGCCGCTAAAGCCTTACGTGAACAATTCATCGCAGACCTCGACACCCCGATGGTGGCCGAGCGCTTGTTTGCAGAGGTTCCAGATATTGTCTTTTGCATCAAAAATCGGGACGGCCTGTATATCTCTGCCAACGCCGCGTTTGCAGAACGACTTGGGCTGAAATCCATCAACAGTATCCTTGGAAAAAGCGTTTCCGACATCTTCCCTCCTCCTCTGGCAAAAACCTACCTGGCTCAGGATCACTACGTTTTTAAAAAAGGCAAAGAGATCAACGACCGACTCGAACTGGTCTACAACCGGGACGGCACACTCGGTTGGTACCTTGCCCGAAAAGTTCCCCTGCATGGAAAATCCGGAGACATCATCGGACTCGCCTCCATTTCGCGTGATCTACTCACCCCGGGTGATGCGGATCTCCGATTTACCGGCCTTGCCAAGGTGATTGAAACCATCCACCGCAACTACTCCGAAGACCTCAAACCCGCGGAGCTCGCCAAGCTAGCGAAGCTCTCACAAACCCAGCTCGAACGAAGGATGCGCAAAGTCTTCAAGCTGACCACATCCCAATTCATTCGCAAAACCCGGATTGAGGCTGCAGCCCGTATGCTCGTCAATACCGATAAAGCCATCATCGACATCGCACTGGATTGTGGATACGGCGACCAATCGGCATTCACCCGCCAATACAAAGCCACAGTGGGTATGGCTCCCGGCGTCTACCGCTCGGTTTATAAAAACTCATAA